A stretch of the Bordetella genomosp. 8 genome encodes the following:
- a CDS encoding ABC transporter ATP-binding protein, giving the protein MLELSSISMRFGGLHVLQDVNLQVPEGAIFGLIGPNGAGKTTVFNIITGLLRPSGGQVRFAGESLVGKAPHQITRAGVARTFQNIRLFKEMTLLENVVVGAYRHMHYGVAGMLFSLPGFRRHEAKARERALELLSWMRLDHKAHDLADNLSYGEQRRLELARALATEPRLLLLDEPVAGMNTGERAELMREIEAIRSRGYTILMIEHDMRFVMGLCETIAVLNFGKIITSGPPEAIRTNEQVIEAYLGRDDDDDAGEVRA; this is encoded by the coding sequence ATGCTTGAACTGTCCTCCATCTCGATGCGTTTCGGCGGCCTGCACGTCCTGCAGGACGTGAATCTGCAGGTGCCTGAAGGCGCCATCTTCGGTTTGATCGGCCCCAACGGTGCCGGCAAGACGACGGTCTTCAACATCATCACGGGGCTGCTGCGTCCCAGCGGCGGCCAGGTGCGCTTCGCCGGCGAGAGCCTGGTGGGCAAGGCGCCGCACCAGATCACGCGCGCCGGCGTCGCCCGGACTTTCCAGAACATCCGCCTGTTCAAGGAAATGACGCTGCTGGAAAACGTCGTCGTCGGCGCCTACCGCCACATGCACTACGGCGTGGCCGGCATGCTGTTCAGCCTGCCCGGCTTCCGGCGCCATGAGGCCAAGGCACGCGAGCGCGCCCTGGAGCTGCTGTCGTGGATGCGCCTGGACCACAAGGCCCACGACCTGGCGGACAACCTGTCCTATGGCGAGCAGCGCCGCCTGGAACTGGCGCGCGCGCTGGCCACCGAGCCGCGCCTGCTGCTGCTGGACGAACCCGTGGCCGGCATGAATACCGGCGAACGGGCCGAATTGATGCGCGAAATCGAGGCCATCCGTTCGCGTGGCTACACGATCCTGATGATCGAGCACGACATGCGCTTCGTCATGGGCTTGTGCGAAACCATCGCCGTGCTGAACTTCGGCAAGATCATCACCAGCGGCCCGCCGGAGGCCATCCGTACCAATGAACAAGTCATCGAGGCCTATCTCGGCCGCGATGACGACGACGACGCGGGGGAGGTGCGCGCATGA
- a CDS encoding anhydro-N-acetylmuramic acid kinase — MTTAGDLYIGLMSGTSTDGVDGVLARIAPHGRPDVLAEASLPMPDDLRAALLALNAAGQDELERAARASIALAECYAQTTQRLLSATGHTPADITAIGAHGQTVRHRPELGYTIQLNAPALLAERTGIAVVADFRTRDVAAGGQGAPLVPAFHAAIFAADVPRAVLNLGGIANVTLLAPGRPVTGFDTGPANMLLDEWCRRHTGQHFDDDGAYAAAGRVDANILEYLLASEPWLAKRPPKSTGRDLFNADWLDTRLNAWAGYCRMLTPQDIQATLQRFTARTVAQAIEREAPDTQEVLVCGGGARNSALMRDLAECLGRPVATTDTHGVPAQSMEALAFAWLAHAHVHRIAAGLPEVTGASGPRVLGAMYPA; from the coding sequence ATGACCACGGCGGGCGATCTGTATATCGGGCTGATGTCGGGCACCAGTACCGATGGCGTCGACGGCGTGCTGGCGCGCATCGCGCCGCACGGTCGGCCCGACGTCCTGGCGGAAGCCAGCCTGCCCATGCCGGACGATCTGCGAGCCGCGCTGCTGGCCTTGAACGCCGCCGGACAGGACGAACTGGAACGCGCCGCCCGCGCGTCCATCGCCCTTGCCGAGTGCTACGCCCAGACCACGCAGCGCCTGCTCTCGGCGACGGGACACACGCCCGCCGATATCACGGCCATCGGCGCGCACGGCCAGACGGTACGGCATCGACCCGAGTTGGGGTACACCATCCAGCTGAACGCACCGGCCTTGTTGGCGGAGCGCACCGGCATCGCCGTCGTCGCCGATTTCCGCACGCGCGACGTCGCGGCGGGCGGCCAAGGCGCGCCCCTCGTACCGGCCTTCCACGCGGCGATCTTTGCCGCGGACGTGCCGCGCGCCGTGTTGAACCTGGGCGGTATCGCCAACGTCACCCTGCTGGCGCCGGGACGGCCCGTGACCGGGTTCGATACCGGTCCGGCGAATATGCTGCTGGACGAGTGGTGCCGCCGCCATACGGGACAGCACTTCGACGATGACGGCGCCTACGCGGCGGCCGGCCGCGTGGATGCCAATATCCTGGAATACCTGCTGGCCAGCGAACCCTGGCTGGCCAAGCGCCCGCCGAAATCCACCGGTCGAGACCTGTTCAACGCGGATTGGCTGGATACGCGCCTGAACGCCTGGGCCGGCTATTGCCGCATGCTGACGCCGCAGGATATCCAGGCCACCCTGCAACGCTTCACGGCGCGCACGGTGGCACAGGCCATCGAGCGGGAAGCGCCGGATACGCAGGAAGTGCTGGTGTGCGGGGGCGGTGCGCGCAACAGCGCGCTGATGCGCGACCTGGCCGAATGCCTGGGGCGGCCCGTGGCCACCACCGACACGCATGGCGTGCCGGCGCAATCAATGGAAGCGTTGGCTTTCGCCTGGCTGGCGCACGCACATGTGCATCGGATCGCCGCCGGCCTGCCCGAGGTCACCGGGGCCAGCGGCCCCAGGGTGCTGGGCGCGATGTATCCCGCCTGA
- the rpsI gene encoding 30S ribosomal protein S9, with translation MIGNWNYGTGRRKTSVARVFLKKGTGKIVVNGKPVDEFFARETGRMVVRQPLELTGHLESFDVKVNVHGGGESGQAGAVRHGITRALIDYDATLKPALSQAGLVTRDAREVERKKVGLRKARRRKQFSKR, from the coding sequence ATGATCGGTAACTGGAATTACGGAACCGGCCGCCGCAAGACGTCGGTGGCACGCGTGTTCCTCAAGAAAGGCACGGGCAAGATCGTCGTCAACGGCAAGCCCGTCGACGAGTTCTTCGCGCGCGAAACCGGCCGCATGGTCGTGCGCCAACCGCTGGAACTGACCGGCCACCTGGAATCGTTCGACGTCAAGGTCAACGTCCACGGCGGCGGTGAATCCGGCCAGGCCGGCGCGGTGCGCCACGGCATCACCCGCGCCTTGATCGATTACGACGCCACGCTCAAGCCCGCCCTGTCGCAGGCTGGCCTGGTGACGCGAGATGCGCGAGAAGTCGAACGTAAGAAGGTCGGCCTTCGCAAGGCACGTCGGCGCAAGCAGTTCAGCAAGCGCTAA
- a CDS encoding ABC transporter ATP-binding protein — protein sequence MTAMLEIRGLEVNYGHIEAVRGVDMALRAGEITALVGANGAGKSTTLLALSGLLPKAKGSVLFEGEDISRLAPHQIVARGIVQVPEGRAILTTMTVRENLELGAYRRGRTDTGADLDYVFKLFPRLKERLDGIAGNLSGGEQQMLAIGRALMAKPRLLLLDEPSMGLAPIVVQEIFRALRAINADGLTLFLVEQNVRQALKIAGHGYVLENGALALSGTGRELLGHPRVLEAYLGA from the coding sequence ATGACCGCCATGCTGGAAATCCGTGGCCTCGAAGTCAACTACGGCCATATCGAGGCGGTGCGCGGCGTCGACATGGCGCTGCGGGCGGGCGAGATCACCGCCCTGGTCGGCGCCAACGGCGCCGGCAAGTCGACCACCTTGCTGGCCTTGTCCGGCCTGTTGCCCAAGGCCAAGGGCTCGGTGCTGTTCGAAGGCGAGGACATCAGCCGCCTGGCCCCGCACCAGATCGTTGCCCGCGGCATCGTGCAGGTGCCGGAAGGCCGGGCCATCCTGACCACCATGACGGTGCGGGAGAACCTGGAACTGGGCGCCTATCGGCGCGGCCGCACCGATACCGGCGCCGACCTGGACTATGTGTTCAAGCTGTTTCCGCGCCTGAAGGAACGCCTGGACGGCATCGCCGGCAACCTGTCGGGCGGCGAACAACAGATGTTGGCCATCGGCCGCGCCCTGATGGCCAAGCCGCGCCTGCTGCTGCTGGACGAGCCTTCGATGGGTCTGGCCCCGATTGTCGTGCAGGAAATCTTCCGCGCCCTGCGGGCCATCAACGCCGACGGCCTGACGCTCTTCCTGGTAGAGCAGAACGTGCGGCAGGCTTTGAAAATCGCCGGCCACGGGTATGTGCTGGAAAACGGCGCCCTGGCGCTGTCCGGCACCGGGCGCGAACTGTTGGGCCACCCCCGCGTGCTGGAAGCCTATCTGGGCGCGTAG
- a CDS encoding DUF6776 family protein, translated as MARLRMGMAAGLLAIVAVAGVLAVLVALFWPAISDRAAAQAQVEALRAQLGTEQAQVQALRGQLAASDADLAVERSARRALEDNLAALQIQTGQLRDRLAFYDQLLPAGPAGTLSIRAVEITRVPAGLRYRVLLMRSGRPGLPPFVGSLRFVAQGMRDGTEVQLPLAPLQTEPGTDDPPVIPLEVDQYRSSEGILALPPDFTPREVAVDVVRDGVVQASQQAAVAF; from the coding sequence ATGGCACGCTTACGCATGGGAATGGCCGCCGGCCTGCTCGCCATCGTGGCGGTGGCTGGCGTACTGGCCGTCCTGGTGGCGCTATTCTGGCCGGCCATCTCGGATCGCGCGGCCGCGCAGGCGCAGGTCGAGGCCTTGCGCGCGCAGCTCGGCACCGAACAGGCGCAGGTGCAGGCCCTGCGCGGCCAGTTGGCCGCCTCCGATGCCGATCTGGCGGTGGAGCGGTCGGCACGGCGGGCCCTGGAGGACAACCTGGCGGCCTTGCAGATCCAGACCGGTCAATTGCGCGACCGCCTGGCCTTCTACGATCAGTTGCTGCCTGCCGGTCCCGCCGGCACGCTGTCCATCCGGGCGGTGGAAATCACCCGGGTTCCCGCGGGCCTGCGCTACCGGGTGCTGCTGATGCGCAGTGGGCGTCCGGGGCTCCCGCCCTTCGTGGGGAGCCTGCGTTTCGTTGCCCAGGGTATGCGGGATGGCACCGAGGTCCAGTTGCCCCTGGCGCCTTTGCAGACCGAACCGGGGACGGATGATCCGCCCGTGATCCCGCTGGAGGTGGACCAGTACCGCAGCAGCGAAGGCATACTGGCGCTGCCTCCGGATTTCACGCCCAGGGAAGTTGCCGTGGACGTGGTCCGGGACGGCGTGGTGCAGGCCTCGCAACAGGCGGCCGTGGCATTTTGA
- the argC gene encoding N-acetyl-gamma-glutamyl-phosphate reductase: protein MALASNARVKVGIVGGTGYTGVELLRLLSQHPNAELTAITSRKEDGMPVADMFPNLRGRVKLAFSTPEKAPLTDCDVVFFATPHGVAMSQAQTLLEAGTRVIDLAADFRLQDTAVFEKWYKMPHACPAILEEAVYGIPELNRDRVAKARVVGNPGCYPTTVALGLAPLLEKGARLVDTQTLIADCKSGVSGAGRKAEIGLLFSEASDNFKAYGVAGHRHHPEITEQLQLMAGGKVGLTFVPHLVPMIRGMYSTIYARILPEARGTDFQALYEKRYEGEAFVDVMPAGSLPETRSVRASNDLRIALHRPEGADLLVILVVQDNLVKGAAGQAVQNMNVMFGLPEGTGLGQVAVLP from the coding sequence ATGGCACTAGCATCCAACGCACGCGTCAAGGTCGGCATCGTAGGCGGAACCGGGTATACCGGCGTCGAATTGCTGCGCCTGTTGTCCCAGCACCCCAATGCCGAGCTCACGGCCATCACTTCCCGCAAGGAAGACGGCATGCCCGTGGCCGACATGTTCCCCAATCTGCGCGGCCGCGTGAAGCTGGCCTTCTCCACCCCCGAGAAAGCGCCGCTGACGGACTGCGACGTCGTGTTCTTCGCCACGCCCCATGGCGTGGCCATGTCGCAGGCGCAGACGCTGCTGGAAGCCGGTACCCGTGTCATAGACCTGGCCGCGGACTTCCGCCTGCAGGACACCGCGGTGTTCGAAAAGTGGTACAAGATGCCGCACGCGTGCCCGGCCATACTCGAAGAAGCCGTCTACGGCATCCCCGAACTGAACCGGGACCGCGTTGCCAAGGCGCGCGTGGTTGGCAATCCCGGCTGCTATCCGACGACCGTGGCGCTGGGCCTGGCCCCGCTGCTGGAAAAGGGCGCCCGCCTGGTCGATACGCAGACCCTGATCGCCGATTGCAAGTCCGGCGTCTCGGGCGCCGGTCGCAAGGCCGAAATCGGTCTTTTGTTCTCGGAAGCCAGCGACAACTTCAAGGCCTATGGCGTGGCGGGACACCGCCATCATCCCGAAATCACGGAGCAACTGCAGCTCATGGCTGGCGGCAAGGTTGGCCTGACCTTCGTGCCGCACCTCGTGCCCATGATCCGCGGCATGTATTCCACCATCTATGCCCGCATCCTGCCGGAAGCGCGCGGCACGGATTTCCAGGCGCTGTACGAAAAGCGCTATGAAGGCGAAGCCTTCGTGGACGTCATGCCCGCCGGCAGCCTGCCCGAAACACGGTCGGTGCGCGCCTCGAACGACCTGCGCATCGCCCTGCATCGCCCCGAAGGCGCCGACCTGCTCGTCATCCTGGTGGTCCAGGACAATCTGGTGAAGGGCGCGGCCGGCCAGGCGGTACAGAACATGAACGTCATGTTCGGGTTGCCGGAAGGTACCGGGCTGGGCCAGGTAGCGGTCCTGCCCTGA
- a CDS encoding M23 family metallopeptidase translates to MITGPNEPGSARPSASTLPTLPTSASHSRRPRILRAAALATAVGLFAAAAAVGMVQHPDAADLPPTRTIEKVMALSPDEYRVSDASPAPYINETRIRRGDTLAAVLQRLHLDDDGLQVFLTHDPSARSIYKLYPGRSVQAATDANGDLVWLRYIHTPGNDSDGQVVTRFLEVEPKGDSYVAQEMTEDTDRQVRVAMGTIESSLFAATDAAGIPDSVTLQMADILGAKIDFLRSLRQGDQFRVVYETRSHDGRYAGAGRVLALEFENQGKMYSAVWYTPPGSTTGSYYDFDGTSLRGAFLRTALKFSRISSTFGMRMHPIHKTWTGHKGVDYAAPIGTPIHSTSDGEVEFAGVQNGYGNVVVIKHDSKFSTLYAHQSRIAPGIRKGVRVTQGEVIGYVGQTGWATGPHLHYEFRIGDKPVDPLSVDLPIAQALEGKDKVAFAQETGVYKQQLNMLAQFQQSMPGTTLASAAGN, encoded by the coding sequence ATGATTACAGGGCCCAACGAACCCGGGAGCGCCCGCCCGTCCGCGTCGACGCTCCCCACCCTGCCCACCTCCGCATCACACTCCCGCCGTCCCCGTATCCTCCGCGCGGCCGCACTCGCCACCGCGGTAGGTTTGTTTGCCGCCGCCGCCGCGGTCGGTATGGTGCAGCACCCCGATGCAGCCGACCTGCCGCCCACGCGCACCATAGAGAAAGTCATGGCGTTGTCGCCGGACGAGTACCGTGTCAGCGACGCCTCGCCGGCTCCCTATATCAACGAAACCCGCATACGCCGCGGCGACACCTTGGCCGCCGTGCTGCAACGCCTGCATCTGGATGACGACGGCCTGCAGGTATTCCTGACCCACGACCCCAGCGCGCGCAGCATCTACAAGCTGTACCCCGGGCGCTCGGTGCAGGCGGCGACGGACGCCAACGGCGACCTCGTCTGGCTGCGCTACATCCACACCCCCGGCAACGACTCCGACGGCCAGGTGGTGACGCGTTTCCTGGAAGTCGAGCCCAAGGGCGACAGCTACGTCGCCCAGGAAATGACCGAAGACACGGACCGCCAGGTGCGCGTGGCGATGGGCACCATCGAATCGTCCCTGTTCGCGGCCACCGACGCGGCGGGCATTCCGGACTCGGTGACGCTGCAGATGGCGGATATCCTGGGCGCCAAGATCGACTTCCTGCGCAGCCTGCGCCAGGGCGACCAGTTCCGCGTGGTGTACGAAACCCGTTCGCACGACGGCCGCTACGCGGGCGCGGGCCGGGTGCTGGCGCTGGAATTCGAAAACCAGGGCAAGATGTACTCCGCCGTCTGGTACACCCCGCCGGGCAGCACGACGGGCTCCTACTACGACTTCGACGGTACGAGCCTGCGCGGCGCCTTCCTGCGGACGGCCCTGAAATTCAGCCGTATCAGCTCGACCTTCGGCATGCGCATGCACCCCATCCACAAGACGTGGACGGGCCACAAGGGCGTGGATTACGCGGCGCCCATCGGCACCCCCATCCATAGCACGTCGGATGGGGAAGTCGAATTCGCCGGCGTGCAGAACGGCTACGGCAACGTGGTCGTGATCAAGCACGACAGCAAATTCTCCACGCTGTATGCGCACCAGAGCCGTATCGCTCCCGGCATCCGCAAGGGTGTGCGCGTCACGCAGGGCGAAGTCATCGGCTACGTCGGCCAGACCGGATGGGCCACCGGGCCGCATCTGCACTATGAATTCCGTATCGGCGACAAGCCGGTGGATCCGCTGTCCGTGGACCTGCCCATCGCCCAGGCGCTGGAAGGCAAGGACAAGGTCGCTTTCGCCCAGGAGACCGGCGTCTACAAGCAGCAGTTGAACATGCTGGCGCAGTTCCAGCAGTCCATGCCCGGCACCACGCTGGCCAGCGCGGCCGGCAACTGA
- a CDS encoding branched-chain amino acid ABC transporter permease, with protein sequence MLEQQFVNALSLGCVYALFALGFTLVFGVLGIINLSHGAVFMVGAYAALSIITKLGIPLWISLILTFIVAGALGALIDWLVLKPLRRRNAPHLIPMIATIGVGIVLNNGIQGLYGANNLRFPPGVVPDDTLVIAGIHVTAIELAIIFLSFALMAVLMVVMRRTQFGRALRAIAESPKAAWLLGINVEQLFLLTSFLAGGLGGVAGLLIGLYSNALYPLMGQPMLHKGIAVIILGGMGDIRGAMLGGLFLGFAEVLSVAYIGSTMRDAVAFGLLFLILLVRPQGLFGKVVQRKA encoded by the coding sequence ATGTTGGAACAACAATTCGTCAATGCCCTGTCTCTGGGCTGCGTGTACGCCCTGTTCGCCCTGGGCTTCACGCTGGTCTTCGGCGTGCTCGGCATTATCAATCTGTCGCACGGCGCGGTATTCATGGTGGGCGCCTATGCCGCCTTGTCCATCATTACCAAGCTGGGCATTCCGCTGTGGATTTCCCTGATCCTGACCTTCATCGTCGCGGGCGCGCTGGGCGCGCTGATCGATTGGCTGGTGCTCAAGCCGCTGCGCCGTCGCAATGCGCCCCACCTGATACCGATGATCGCCACGATAGGCGTGGGCATTGTCCTGAACAACGGCATCCAGGGCCTCTACGGCGCCAACAATCTGCGCTTTCCACCGGGCGTGGTGCCCGACGACACGCTGGTCATCGCCGGCATCCATGTGACGGCCATCGAACTGGCCATCATCTTCCTGTCCTTCGCGCTGATGGCGGTCTTGATGGTGGTGATGCGGCGCACGCAGTTCGGCCGCGCGCTGCGCGCCATCGCCGAATCGCCCAAGGCCGCCTGGCTGCTGGGCATCAATGTCGAGCAATTGTTCCTGCTGACATCCTTCCTGGCCGGCGGCCTGGGCGGCGTCGCGGGCCTGCTGATCGGGCTCTATTCCAACGCGCTTTATCCGTTGATGGGGCAGCCGATGCTGCACAAGGGCATCGCCGTGATCATTCTGGGCGGCATGGGCGATATTCGCGGCGCCATGCTGGGCGGCCTGTTCCTGGGTTTCGCCGAAGTGCTGTCCGTGGCCTACATCGGTTCGACCATGCGCGACGCCGTGGCCTTCGGCCTGCTATTCCTGATTCTGCTGGTGCGCCCCCAGGGCCTGTTCGGCAAAGTGGTGCAACGCAAGGCCTGA
- the rplM gene encoding 50S ribosomal protein L13, which yields MKTFVAKPHEVKREWFVIDAKGKVLGRVASEVAHRLRGKHKPEFTPHVDTGDYIVIINAADIVVTGNKAQDKKYFRHTTYPGGIRETNFEKLQQRFPGRAIQKAVKGMLPKGPLGYAMIKKLKVYAGAEHPHTAQQPKPLEI from the coding sequence ATGAAGACCTTTGTGGCAAAGCCGCATGAAGTCAAGCGTGAGTGGTTTGTGATCGACGCGAAGGGCAAAGTCCTCGGTCGTGTGGCCAGCGAAGTCGCACACCGTCTGCGTGGTAAGCACAAACCCGAATTCACGCCTCACGTAGATACTGGCGATTACATCGTCATCATCAACGCGGCGGACATCGTCGTTACCGGGAACAAGGCGCAAGACAAGAAGTACTTCCGCCACACCACCTACCCGGGCGGCATCCGCGAGACCAACTTCGAGAAGCTGCAGCAGCGCTTCCCGGGCCGTGCCATTCAGAAGGCGGTCAAGGGCATGCTGCCGAAGGGTCCCCTCGGCTATGCCATGATCAAGAAACTGAAGGTGTACGCCGGTGCCGAGCATCCGCACACCGCCCAGCAGCCCAAGCCGCTGGAAATCTAA
- a CDS encoding branched-chain amino acid ABC transporter permease, whose translation MTAFDSFWAIYGNVVLTLGTNALLALSIWLTLACGMLAMANAAFMGIGAYTAAILTMNYDAPFSVALAGGMAAPALVAAIIGLPTIRLSGVYLAMATLGFGEVVRVTVLNTESLTGGALGLNGIPQLTQWWHVVLAVVIVLFLLWRVRVSKLGRAFDAIRGDETAAGLMGINVRANKMLAFIIGGAIAGLAGALNAHLTFFIGPNEYGFDRGVEILTMAILGGIGGLPGPLLGSAIITLLPEVLRGFSDFRLVANGLILVLIVLFLPQGIWDPARFARWMRKGGRRHA comes from the coding sequence ATGACTGCATTCGATAGTTTCTGGGCCATCTATGGCAATGTGGTGCTGACCCTGGGCACCAACGCGCTGCTGGCATTGTCGATATGGCTGACGCTGGCCTGCGGCATGCTGGCCATGGCCAATGCCGCTTTCATGGGGATAGGCGCCTACACGGCGGCCATCCTGACGATGAACTACGACGCGCCGTTTTCGGTGGCGCTGGCCGGGGGCATGGCGGCGCCGGCTCTGGTGGCCGCCATCATCGGCCTGCCCACCATCCGGCTGTCCGGCGTCTATCTGGCCATGGCCACCCTGGGCTTCGGCGAAGTGGTGCGCGTGACGGTGCTGAACACCGAATCGCTGACGGGCGGCGCGCTGGGCTTGAACGGCATTCCGCAGCTGACCCAGTGGTGGCATGTCGTGCTGGCGGTGGTGATCGTGCTGTTCCTGTTGTGGCGCGTGCGCGTTTCCAAGCTGGGAAGGGCCTTCGACGCGATACGGGGCGACGAGACCGCGGCCGGCCTGATGGGCATCAACGTGCGCGCCAACAAGATGCTCGCCTTCATCATCGGCGGCGCCATCGCCGGCCTGGCCGGCGCGCTGAACGCCCACCTGACTTTCTTCATCGGCCCGAACGAATACGGTTTCGACCGTGGCGTCGAAATCCTGACGATGGCCATCCTGGGCGGCATCGGCGGCCTGCCGGGGCCCCTGCTGGGCAGCGCCATCATCACCCTGCTGCCGGAAGTGCTGCGCGGCTTCAGCGATTTCCGCCTGGTCGCCAATGGATTGATTCTTGTGTTGATCGTGTTATTCCTGCCGCAAGGCATCTGGGATCCGGCCCGTTTCGCGCGCTGGATGCGCAAGGGGGGACGGCGCCATGCTTGA
- a CDS encoding ABC transporter substrate-binding protein: protein MKTTYSLLAAVVASAIVPAAHAADIKLGVAEALSGGAAQYGVSIRNGFQLAADEINAAGGINGNKISLVIEDEQGKKEEAINVFKKLIFQDKVLMTFGPTLSNSAQAADPIAQAAKTVAFGTSNTADGITSIGNYIFRNSVTEADVLPATLTTVKNKVGLKNVAVLYGNDDVFTKSGYDNFKKALEDLKIPVTTTETFAKGDVDFKAQLTKIKGTNPDAIVLSALLAEGGPIMVQARQLGLNVPVIGGNGMNSVKIFELAPGASSNNLWIGSPWSIENKTPQNTKFIDAYKAKYNIAPDQFSAQAYDAMYIVSQALKKVQLKGDLTADRAALRDALPEVTWTGATGGFKFRQAKDRAGKPAGYDAEQAPIVSKTENGKYVIEK from the coding sequence ATGAAGACGACATATTCCCTGTTGGCCGCAGTGGTGGCCAGCGCCATCGTGCCCGCCGCGCATGCGGCCGACATCAAGCTGGGCGTGGCGGAAGCCCTGTCCGGCGGCGCCGCCCAGTACGGTGTCTCGATCCGCAACGGTTTCCAGCTGGCGGCGGACGAAATCAACGCCGCGGGCGGCATCAACGGCAACAAGATCTCCCTGGTCATCGAAGACGAACAGGGCAAGAAAGAAGAAGCGATCAACGTCTTCAAGAAACTGATCTTCCAGGACAAGGTCCTGATGACCTTCGGCCCGACGCTGTCGAATTCCGCGCAGGCCGCCGATCCGATCGCCCAGGCCGCCAAGACCGTGGCCTTCGGCACGTCCAATACCGCGGACGGCATCACGTCCATCGGCAACTACATCTTCCGCAATTCGGTCACCGAAGCCGACGTGCTGCCGGCCACCCTGACCACCGTCAAGAACAAGGTCGGCCTGAAGAACGTCGCCGTGCTGTACGGCAATGACGACGTCTTCACCAAGAGCGGCTACGACAACTTCAAGAAGGCCCTGGAAGACCTGAAGATCCCGGTCACCACGACCGAAACCTTCGCCAAGGGCGACGTCGACTTCAAGGCGCAGCTGACCAAGATCAAGGGCACGAACCCGGACGCCATCGTCCTGTCCGCGCTGCTGGCCGAAGGCGGTCCGATCATGGTGCAGGCTCGCCAACTGGGCCTGAACGTGCCGGTCATCGGCGGCAACGGCATGAACTCGGTCAAGATCTTCGAACTGGCGCCGGGTGCGTCGTCGAACAACCTGTGGATCGGCAGCCCCTGGTCCATCGAAAACAAGACCCCGCAAAACACCAAGTTCATCGACGCCTACAAGGCCAAGTACAACATCGCGCCCGACCAGTTCTCGGCGCAGGCGTACGACGCCATGTACATCGTGTCCCAGGCGCTGAAGAAGGTGCAGTTGAAGGGCGATCTGACCGCCGACCGCGCCGCCTTGCGCGACGCGCTGCCGGAAGTGACGTGGACCGGCGCCACCGGCGGCTTCAAGTTCCGCCAGGCCAAGGATCGTGCCGGCAAGCCCGCGGGCTATGACGCCGAGCAGGCTCCCATCGTCAGCAAGACGGAAAACGGCAAGTACGTCATAGAGAAGTAA
- the erpA gene encoding iron-sulfur cluster insertion protein ErpA, producing MNAVTETVDLQSAPPTPLIFTDSAAAKVKDLLIDEGNPELKLRVFVQGGGCSGFQYGFTFDEVVNEDDTVLDKEGVQLLVDPMSFQYLVGAEIDYKEDLEGAQFVIRNPNATTTCGCGSSFSV from the coding sequence ATGAATGCAGTAACCGAAACCGTCGACCTTCAGTCGGCCCCCCCGACCCCGCTGATCTTCACCGACTCCGCGGCCGCCAAGGTCAAGGATCTTCTGATCGACGAAGGCAACCCCGAGCTCAAGCTGCGCGTCTTCGTGCAGGGCGGCGGATGCTCCGGTTTCCAATACGGCTTCACTTTCGATGAAGTCGTCAACGAAGACGATACCGTCCTCGACAAGGAAGGCGTGCAACTGCTCGTGGATCCCATGAGCTTCCAGTACCTGGTCGGCGCGGAAATCGACTACAAGGAAGACCTGGAAGGCGCGCAGTTCGTCATCCGCAATCCGAACGCCACGACCACCTGCGGTTGCGGCTCATCGTTCTCGGTCTAA